One Nostoc sp. UHCC 0302 DNA window includes the following coding sequences:
- a CDS encoding tetratricopeptide repeat protein, with product MTKLHPLRLILLLCLSLCSETASAYPKPTPSTSQLITQTNTPDSNRAAAQKAEAEAQQLGKQKAPFLTQIIPKWEEALKYWRLAKDRKKEATTLDQIAKFYWLRGEYPKALEYAKKALLICQALGDKECEGGATTSLSLIYDQMGEYQKAIDIRLQIPSLFPKNVDFPSIVYTTIGQIYNGKLGEKKKALEYYNKALDYWKEKGDVLKQAEILERIAFFYISLGEINKGFDYLKQANNLDPELKRNTDKYDLIYLGLNGSICADKLASIKKTPNIEKLGNSSKQSITPNSDAAQTNLIEYFKQKAEKWRKLEIIRAEADTLSDLANLGYYNIGEYTKSLAEYQKALKLRQVMGGKPEEAKTLTDIANILNKQGKKQEAIDKLNQALEIQRQIKSRPEEVNTLETLGDVYLSLGAYPESLNAYEKVLSLDQIIGNAMDESRTLSNIGDVYRKLQNYPQALNYYQKSLEISKKAGDCNYEAQSLERIGRTYLAAGNYQQAINFANQTLNLSRNLGVNEYKSAREAATFNIRAQVELKQGNYSQALEDSQKARKAARESRYRDLEGIVIGSTAEAYAALKQPDKAIQAYQEQLALYREMGLRSEQAQSLYNIAKLQRQNKQFQAALTEIDKAIIIIENIRKEVASSDLRTSFFATVQDYYRLKIDILMELHKKDPSKGYDAQAIETSDRSRARGLVELLTEARANIRKGANPKLLEEEQRLQALIDAREKLRQEIVNSNKIKDPISQANADKLKTEIDQLLNQQKELETKIRQSSPKYASLKYPQPLNLPQIQQQLNPDTLLLQYSLGEERSFLWVVSPNSLDTYQLPNKQEIEKSAINLFCLISQNTSKPPSVTNKENPCADIKTRRIDKAATELSQLILAPVKDKLGTKRLVIVADGALQYIPFAALADLTSQPATLQENEEKDKLPSSTVIIPRDNNRRGINVTPNIPASGNNFNYQPLFVNHEIVNLPSASAIAIQRQELATRKQAPKTLAILADPVYTATDARVTNAQNKQQNQQESLEVELERSVLKRSGDTLNFQGWGRLLGTRSEAQTILKLVPDSNRQQVFDFAANYTWATSNNLNQFRILHFATHGFVNDANPELSGIVLSLVDQQGKNIRGYLRLGDLFNLDYPADLIVLSACETGLGKEIQGEGLVGLTRGLMYAGAERLVVSLWQVSDEGTSVFMQEFYKQMLQQGKPANQALRATQLKMWRQSKWRNPNYWAAFTFLGEWR from the coding sequence ATGACCAAACTACATCCTCTAAGATTAATCCTGTTGCTGTGCCTATCCTTGTGTTCAGAAACAGCCAGCGCCTATCCCAAACCAACACCCTCAACCTCTCAACTAATAACCCAAACCAACACCCCAGATAGCAATCGTGCTGCGGCCCAAAAAGCAGAAGCAGAAGCCCAACAATTAGGCAAACAGAAAGCACCCTTCTTAACCCAAATCATTCCTAAATGGGAAGAAGCCCTAAAATATTGGCGTTTAGCAAAAGACCGCAAAAAAGAAGCCACAACTCTTGATCAAATTGCTAAATTCTACTGGCTTCGAGGTGAATATCCCAAAGCTTTGGAATATGCTAAGAAAGCCCTACTTATTTGTCAAGCTTTAGGGGATAAGGAATGTGAGGGTGGAGCCACTACTTCACTTAGCTTGATCTACGACCAAATGGGAGAATATCAAAAGGCAATTGATATCCGCCTGCAAATTCCATCACTCTTTCCTAAAAATGTTGACTTCCCATCTATCGTTTACACCACGATTGGACAGATTTACAATGGCAAATTAGGCGAAAAAAAGAAAGCACTTGAGTATTACAACAAAGCTTTGGATTACTGGAAAGAAAAAGGTGATGTCCTCAAACAAGCTGAAATCCTCGAAAGGATTGCTTTTTTTTACATCAGTTTAGGTGAAATAAACAAAGGCTTTGATTACCTAAAGCAGGCTAATAATCTCGATCCAGAATTGAAGAGAAATACAGACAAGTACGATTTGATATACCTCGGGTTAAACGGCTCAATTTGTGCCGATAAATTAGCATCAATAAAAAAGACTCCCAATATTGAGAAATTAGGGAATTCGTCGAAGCAATCAATAACTCCAAATTCTGACGCAGCTCAGACCAATCTTATCGAATACTTCAAACAAAAAGCTGAAAAATGGCGCAAGCTAGAGATTATTAGGGCTGAGGCGGATACTCTATCAGACCTTGCTAATCTGGGATACTACAACATTGGAGAATATACAAAATCCCTTGCAGAATATCAAAAAGCACTAAAACTAAGGCAAGTAATGGGCGGTAAGCCGGAAGAAGCAAAGACACTTACCGATATTGCTAATATTTTAAATAAGCAAGGTAAAAAACAAGAAGCGATTGATAAACTCAATCAAGCCTTAGAGATTCAACGTCAGATAAAAAGTCGTCCAGAAGAAGTTAATACTTTAGAGACTCTTGGTGATGTTTACTTATCTTTAGGCGCATATCCTGAAAGTTTAAATGCTTATGAAAAAGTATTATCCCTAGATCAAATTATCGGTAATGCTATGGATGAAAGCCGTACTCTGAGTAACATTGGAGATGTCTATCGCAAGTTGCAAAATTACCCCCAAGCTCTGAATTATTATCAGAAATCATTAGAAATATCCAAAAAAGCTGGAGATTGTAACTATGAAGCCCAATCACTAGAGCGTATTGGTCGAACTTACCTCGCTGCGGGCAATTATCAACAAGCAATTAATTTTGCTAACCAGACTCTAAATTTATCTCGAAATTTAGGGGTTAATGAGTATAAATCAGCCAGAGAAGCAGCTACATTTAATATCCGCGCTCAAGTTGAGCTTAAACAAGGAAATTATTCCCAGGCTCTAGAAGACTCTCAAAAAGCCAGAAAAGCAGCACGAGAATCTCGCTATAGGGACTTAGAGGGAATAGTGATTGGCTCAACTGCTGAAGCTTACGCAGCCCTCAAACAACCAGATAAAGCTATACAAGCCTATCAAGAACAACTTGCTCTTTATCGTGAAATGGGCTTACGTTCTGAACAAGCCCAAAGTCTCTACAATATCGCCAAACTGCAACGCCAAAACAAGCAATTCCAAGCAGCCCTCACCGAGATAGATAAAGCAATAATAATCATCGAAAATATCCGCAAAGAAGTCGCTAGTTCAGACTTACGAACCTCATTTTTTGCCACGGTACAAGATTATTACCGACTCAAAATCGACATCTTGATGGAACTGCACAAAAAAGACCCATCAAAAGGATACGATGCCCAAGCAATTGAAACAAGCGATCGCTCTCGTGCTAGAGGGCTTGTAGAACTTTTAACTGAAGCACGCGCCAATATCCGCAAAGGTGCAAACCCAAAACTTTTAGAAGAAGAACAACGCTTACAAGCCTTAATTGATGCTAGAGAAAAACTGCGGCAAGAGATAGTTAATAGTAACAAAATTAAAGACCCCATTTCTCAAGCCAACGCTGACAAGTTGAAAACAGAGATCGATCAACTCCTAAACCAACAAAAGGAACTAGAAACCAAAATCCGCCAAAGTAGTCCAAAATACGCCAGCCTGAAGTATCCCCAACCCCTGAATTTACCGCAAATTCAGCAACAACTCAATCCAGACACGCTGCTGTTACAGTATTCCTTGGGTGAAGAACGTAGTTTTCTATGGGTGGTAAGCCCCAATTCTCTCGACACTTACCAACTTCCCAACAAACAAGAGATTGAAAAAAGCGCCATCAATTTATTTTGTCTCATCAGCCAAAACACTTCTAAACCACCTTCGGTAACAAATAAAGAAAACCCGTGTGCAGATATCAAAACTCGGCGAATTGACAAAGCAGCTACCGAACTTAGTCAACTGATTCTCGCACCCGTAAAAGATAAATTAGGCACTAAACGCTTAGTTATTGTTGCGGATGGAGCTTTGCAATACATTCCCTTTGCGGCATTGGCTGACCTAACTTCCCAACCCGCTACCCTGCAAGAAAATGAGGAGAAAGACAAACTCCCCTCTTCTACCGTAATCATTCCAAGAGATAATAATAGAAGAGGTATTAATGTTACCCCAAATATTCCAGCATCAGGGAACAACTTTAACTACCAACCGCTATTCGTTAACCATGAAATAGTCAATCTACCTTCTGCATCAGCGATCGCTATTCAACGCCAAGAACTCGCCACACGCAAACAAGCACCCAAAACCTTGGCTATCCTCGCTGACCCAGTATACACTGCTACCGATGCGCGAGTTACTAACGCCCAAAACAAACAGCAAAACCAACAAGAATCCCTCGAAGTAGAACTAGAACGGTCTGTTCTCAAACGTTCTGGCGATACACTTAATTTCCAGGGATGGGGACGGCTGCTAGGTACTCGCTCAGAAGCCCAGACAATTTTAAAACTTGTACCTGATTCCAATCGTCAGCAAGTCTTTGATTTTGCGGCTAACTACACCTGGGCTACTAGCAACAACCTCAATCAATTTCGGATTTTACACTTTGCCACCCACGGCTTTGTTAACGATGCCAACCCAGAGTTATCAGGTATCGTCCTTTCACTAGTAGATCAACAAGGTAAAAACATCCGGGGATATCTGCGCTTAGGAGATTTGTTTAACCTCGATTATCCAGCCGATTTAATTGTTCTAAGTGCTTGTGAAACGGGATTAGGCAAGGAAATCCAAGGTGAGGGCTTGGTGGGTTTGACAAGAGGATTGATGTATGCGGGTGCAGAACGGTTGGTGGTGTCGTTGTGGCAGGTTAGCGATGAAGGTACATCCGTGTTTATGCAGGAATTTTACAAGCAAATGTTGCAGCAAGGCAAACCAGCGAATCAGGCGTTGCGGGCAACACAGTTAAAAATGTGGCGTCAGTCGAAGTGGCGTAATCCCAATTATTGGGCGGCGTTTACGTTCTTGGGTGAGTGGCGATGA
- a CDS encoding CHAT domain-containing tetratricopeptide repeat protein, whose product MRDRKLSLTALITLLLTISLPIANLPPLFQASLVLAQTPQDRKAEADRLFQQGKEQFQINQFEAALQSWQQALIIYREIKDRKREGQSLGNLGNAYYALGDYTKSIEYQQQSLAIAREIKDRKWEGQSLGNLGNAYQALGDYSKAIDYHSSSLAIAKEIKDRNGEGKALGNLGIAYNFLGDYAKAIEYYSSSLAIAKEIKDRNGEGKALGNLGIAYNSLGDYAKAIEYYSSSLAIKREIKDRLGEGQSLGNLGLAYDSLGDYAKAIDYHQQSLAINREIKNRLGEGQSLGNLGLAYYSLGDYSKAIDYQQQSLAIDREIKDRLGEGQSLGNLGLVYNVLGDYAKAIEYYRQSLAIAREIKDRLSEEQSLGNLGLAYYSLGDYAKAIEYYRQSLAIAREIKHLNGEGLILNNLGLAFYKSSNLAEAEKTLRTGIEVLESLRGRLGKNDSYKVSIFEEQARTYRILQEVLIAQNKTKEALEISERGRSRAFVDLLTSRLESKNAGQTSERPVDKPTISLLQQIAKQQNATLVEYSIIYDKFKIQGKQETHESELYIWVIKPTGEVTFRKADLKPLWQKENTTLDNFVITSRNSIGAISTAFRGAIDVVGKPNAPKAKNNLKLKRLHELLINPIADLLPKNSSDRVIFIPQSSLFLVPFAALQDADGKYLIEKHTILTSPSIQVLDLTHKQKQRISTKPIEGKDTLIVGNPTMPFIAPKIGETPQQLQPLPGAEQEAIAISKLLKTQPLIGNKATVAAVMQRLPKARFVHLATHGLFDDIQGLNSGIALTPSGKDDGLLTASEILDLKLNAELVVLSACDTGRGRISGDGVIGLSRSLISAGVPSVLVSLWSVPDTPTALLMTEFYQNLQKNPDKAQALRQAMLTTMKNNPNPVDWAAFTLIGEAE is encoded by the coding sequence ATGCGCGATCGCAAACTTAGTTTAACCGCATTGATCACTCTCCTCTTGACTATTTCACTGCCGATTGCAAATTTGCCTCCACTATTCCAAGCGTCGCTGGTATTGGCGCAAACACCACAAGACCGCAAAGCAGAAGCAGATCGACTGTTTCAGCAAGGTAAGGAGCAGTTTCAAATCAACCAATTTGAGGCTGCATTACAATCTTGGCAACAAGCACTAATTATCTATCGAGAAATTAAAGACCGTAAAAGGGAGGGACAATCTCTGGGCAATCTGGGAAATGCTTACTATGCCCTTGGAGACTACACCAAGTCGATTGAGTACCAGCAGCAGAGTTTGGCGATCGCTAGGGAAATCAAAGACCGTAAATGGGAAGGACAATCTCTGGGCAATCTGGGAAATGCTTACCAAGCCCTGGGAGACTACAGCAAAGCCATTGACTACCACTCCTCAAGTTTGGCGATCGCCAAGGAAATTAAAGACCGCAACGGTGAGGGAAAAGCTCTGGGTAATCTGGGAATTGCCTACAATTTCCTGGGAGACTACGCCAAGGCGATTGAGTACTACTCCTCAAGTTTGGCGATCGCCAAAGAAATTAAAGACCGCAACGGTGAGGGAAAAGCTCTGGGTAATCTGGGAATTGCCTACAATTCCCTGGGAGACTACGCCAAGGCGATTGAGTACTACTCCTCAAGTTTGGCGATCAAAAGGGAAATCAAAGACCGTTTAGGGGAGGGTCAATCTTTGGGCAATCTGGGACTTGCTTACGATTCCCTGGGAGACTACGCTAAGGCAATTGATTACCACCAGCAGAGTTTGGCGATCAACCGAGAAATCAAAAACCGTTTAGGCGAGGGACAATCTCTGGGCAATCTGGGACTTGCTTACTATTCTCTAGGAGACTACAGCAAAGCCATTGACTACCAACAGCAGAGTTTGGCGATCGACCGAGAAATCAAAGACCGTTTAGGTGAGGGACAATCTCTGGGCAATCTGGGACTTGTTTACAATGTCTTGGGAGACTACGCTAAGGCAATTGAGTACTATCGGCAGAGTTTGGCGATTGCACGAGAAATCAAAGACCGTTTAAGTGAGGAACAATCTCTGGGCAATTTGGGACTTGCTTACTATTCCCTGGGAGACTACGCTAAGGCGATTGAGTACTATCGGCAGAGTTTGGCGATCGCACGAGAAATCAAACACCTTAATGGGGAAGGATTAATCTTGAATAATTTAGGATTGGCTTTCTACAAATCTAGCAATCTTGCAGAAGCAGAAAAAACCCTACGTACTGGGATTGAGGTCTTGGAATCTCTGAGAGGAAGATTGGGTAAGAATGATAGCTACAAAGTATCAATCTTCGAGGAACAAGCTCGCACTTACCGCATATTACAAGAAGTTCTAATTGCTCAGAATAAAACCAAAGAAGCGTTAGAAATTTCTGAACGAGGACGTTCTAGGGCGTTTGTGGATTTATTAACTTCACGCTTGGAGAGCAAAAATGCAGGTCAAACCTCAGAACGTCCTGTTGATAAACCGACGATATCGCTATTGCAACAAATCGCCAAACAACAAAACGCCACTCTCGTTGAATATTCGATTATTTATGATAAGTTCAAAATTCAGGGTAAACAAGAAACTCATGAATCAGAACTCTACATTTGGGTAATCAAACCCACAGGTGAAGTTACCTTCCGCAAAGCTGACCTGAAACCACTGTGGCAAAAAGAAAATACAACTCTTGACAACTTCGTTATCACTAGTCGTAACTCCATCGGTGCAATAAGTACAGCTTTTCGCGGTGCTATTGATGTAGTTGGCAAACCCAATGCACCCAAAGCCAAAAACAATTTAAAGCTAAAGCGTCTACACGAATTATTAATCAATCCCATCGCTGACTTATTACCCAAAAATTCTAGCGACAGAGTTATCTTCATTCCCCAAAGTAGCCTATTCCTCGTCCCCTTCGCCGCATTACAAGACGCAGACGGTAAATACCTGATTGAAAAACACACTATTCTCACATCACCATCAATTCAAGTTTTAGACTTAACCCACAAACAGAAACAACGAATCAGCACAAAACCCATAGAAGGCAAAGATACGCTGATTGTAGGTAATCCAACAATGCCTTTTATCGCACCTAAAATCGGCGAAACTCCGCAACAATTACAACCTTTACCTGGTGCAGAACAAGAAGCGATCGCCATTAGCAAATTACTCAAAACTCAACCTCTCATCGGCAATAAAGCTACAGTTGCAGCTGTAATGCAGCGTTTACCCAAAGCGCGATTTGTTCATTTAGCAACCCACGGTTTATTTGATGATATCCAAGGATTAAATAGCGGTATTGCTTTAACTCCATCAGGTAAAGATGATGGTTTATTAACTGCCTCGGAAATCCTCGACCTGAAGCTAAATGCCGAGTTAGTCGTGTTAAGTGCTTGTGACACTGGACGGGGACGCATTTCCGGGGATGGGGTAATTGGTTTATCTCGTTCCTTAATTAGTGCTGGTGTACCCAGTGTCCTAGTGTCGCTGTGGTCAGTTCCAGATACGCCCACAGCACTATTAATGACGGAATTTTATCAGAATCTTCAAAAAAATCCTGACAAAGCCCAAGCACTGCGGCAGGCGATGCTGACAACGATGAAAAATAATCCAAATCCCGTTGATTGGGCAGCTTTTACCCTTATTGGGGAAGCAGAATAG
- a CDS encoding Rpn family recombination-promoting nuclease/putative transposase encodes MAFDNVCKILAEQYPLEFARWLLPVEPQQIKVLKTELSIEPIRADSVTFLQTENRILHIEFQTRTKSAPPIPFRMLDYSVRLKRQYNIFVTQVIIFLQETNDEVAFLEEYVDETTVHRYRVIRMWEQDSALFLNNQALLALAPLTQTSSPQGLLSQVAQRVATISDRDTRQNIAGYTEILAGLRFDKNLIRQLLTEDIMQESVIYQDILQKGNKQGEERVIILLLNRRFNSIDTSLIERVRGLSIEQLENLAQALFDFTDVSDLETWFEQQESN; translated from the coding sequence GTGGCTTTTGATAACGTTTGTAAAATATTAGCTGAACAATATCCATTGGAATTTGCTCGCTGGCTATTACCAGTAGAACCACAACAAATCAAAGTATTAAAAACTGAGTTGAGTATAGAACCAATTCGTGCAGACTCCGTGACATTTTTGCAAACAGAAAATCGGATTTTACACATCGAATTTCAAACTAGAACAAAATCTGCACCTCCAATTCCCTTCCGAATGTTGGATTATTCTGTCAGACTCAAACGGCAATATAATATTTTTGTAACGCAGGTGATAATTTTCTTACAAGAAACAAACGACGAAGTTGCTTTTCTTGAAGAGTATGTAGACGAAACCACAGTGCATCGCTATCGAGTCATCCGAATGTGGGAACAAGATTCAGCGCTATTTCTGAATAATCAAGCATTGCTCGCATTAGCACCATTAACACAAACAAGCTCACCTCAAGGGTTATTATCGCAGGTTGCCCAAAGGGTCGCTACAATTTCAGATAGAGATACAAGACAAAATATTGCCGGATACACAGAAATATTAGCAGGTTTGCGGTTTGATAAAAATTTGATTCGTCAATTATTAACTGAGGATATTATGCAAGAGTCAGTAATTTATCAAGACATATTACAAAAGGGTAACAAACAAGGTGAAGAAAGGGTGATTATACTTTTGCTTAATCGGCGCTTTAATTCAATAGACACATCATTAATTGAAAGAGTGCGGGGATTATCTATTGAACAGTTAGAAAATTTAGCACAAGCATTATTCGATTTTACAGATGTGTCTGATTTAGAAACATGGTTTGAGCAACAAGAAAGTAATTAG